The Cryptomeria japonica chromosome 9, Sugi_1.0, whole genome shotgun sequence DNA segment AGGGCTTTGATTAAGGCATTTGATCCATTGACCCTTCTAGTGGCTATGAAAAGAGCTTTGAATTTATAAACAAATGGCCAAGAATAATTTCTACTAGAAAACCCCCCTCCTGTAGAAGAGAATAAGAAACCTTTACAAAAAGTGTTTCCTTAACAAAAGGCATCACAGCCAAAGCGCAGTTTTGATGAAGTGACAAAAATTGAGGTCCACCGAAATAAACTATGTTTTTCTTGTAAAAAACTATGGGAACGTGGACATTGATGCTTGGGAAGTGCATTACATACACGTACATGTGTGCATGAATATATGTATGAGTGCACATTTACAAATGTTTACGTATAATATGTAAACATGTATCAATGCCTTTGACAACACtgcaaataaatacaaaaaaatgaataagTACAATTTTATAAAGTGGAACTTGTATTTTGGCTTCGCTGACTCCAAAGATGGTAACATTATCTCAAGAGCTTGGCTGTCCACCAGTTGAAGATTTGGCTGATGATTGTGGGAACTAAAAAGGGCGATTAGGACCCAAGGCAGGTTTAATTTTCCAATGCTTGGCCATTGGAAGTCAAGTTGGATACAGAAGTTAGCAGGATTTCTTCTTGGTTAGGGTAAAGACTCTTTCTGTTGAACTGTGGAGCAACATTGTATCCTGTAAAATTCTATAATGTTCTTATTTAGCAATTTGTTCCCCCATCCTTTTGTGCTTACCTTGCTATGCAATTTGAAAACATAAAGTGCCTGCTAAAGAGAAATTACTTACTCTGTTTTGATAAATGCCATGTGCTAATGCTCTCTTTCTTTAGAGCATTTATTTGTGAAATCAGAATTTctatatagagaaaatatattttttttaaatcttgaagAATCAAAGAAAAGGATTCACTGCACAAGGCCAAAATTAAAGGAACAAACCTCCATATTTTGCCACTGCAAATTCTTATATATAAAAATCTGTTCCATTCTGGTTAAGGAAAGGGATGTGCGAAAACATGAAATAAAGAGAGCAAAACCACAGCATAACTAGTAGATAAGTGTCCTATGCGGGCAACGGACTGGACTCTGCAGAAGTGTGAAAACtcaaagataaagatcaagtgGCAATGAGAATCTGACTTGAAATCAAAACTAAAAGGAATGAATTTCTTCCAAAAAGCAAGGGTAGTTTATTTATTAAGCaaaaaggaattgttgataaagAATGCAAGAGGGAAAATAGCAGCCAAATGCTAACTTGAAAACTCACCATCAAAGTAAAAGAAATATGCGATAACTTCATCTTCAGTCAGTTGTATTGTATTAATGCTctgaaacaaaagaaaaacacCACTATATTACTACTGGGCATTGGACTGAACCATGTAgccttcaaaaaatttaaaaaatctgcTTCACTACTTTTATACATATATTTGAAAACAGTTATAGAGAAAATAtacctttgttttctttttttgccttttaccatgAGAAATTTTGCTAGCATCAGCTATATCCTTACACTTTTCTAAAAGTTCAGAAtcgtttattttttcttttgacatTCCAAATTGCAAATGTTGTCTAGAAGCTTCTGTTACAGAAGCAGTATCTTCCATAGAAACCCCCATAGAGAGCGCAAGGGCCTACAGCTCAGTTCAGTACAGCATTATCAGCTTACTAAAGAACATCAATGACATAATGGAGAAGTTTTCACAGATAAACATGCCCTTGCAACTACATAAAACTATCCATATAATTAAACCTGTTGTAAAGCTGCATCTTCATCCAATCCAATCTGCTGTAATGCAACATTGTTGTTTGCTTCATGGTCTATTAATAAAGATCCATATTCTTTAGATGCTTTATCCACAATTAAAGAATTCAAAGACTTCATTTTCTTGCCCTGGCACCACAGACAACAACCAAATGATTGTCAAATCTGAAATTAATGCATTAGCTTTTATGATGCAATCTTTAACGTAGTTGACCACCAGCACATGCAATCACTTGAAATAATCCTACTCAAGTCAGAAATATTTCTAGTGCTTGTCCAGAAGACTGTTAGTACAATATGAGATTTCATAATGCAAAAGAAATTCAGTTTATGCATATTATAGCAACACTTAGGCAAAATGTGCATTTATTCATTTCATAAATAACAAATTAACCGTGACCTTTTTAATCCTTGATATTGGGCAAACAGGAATATAGTTTTTAACTTCTGAGAAGAGATATTGCTTTCTTTCACATTTTACTTTTTAGCACAATACATACTGAAACCTATATAATGAGGAGCAATGGTTGAACCATGGTTCTCAAACTCAGCAAGTTCTCAACACACTCACGCCATTTTTTACCAAACAAGTAACTCACTAGAAACTCTTCTAAGACTGTCAAAAAACTTGTGAGTTTTTGTCCACAATTCAGctactaaaaaaatcaaaaacccttgttaaaaccctaatttttgtgtTTTTGTCATTTTCTTCCGCAACTATTAGGATCTCAGCAGCATGAATTGATTGTCGAGTGatttaaaggatttatacatttgGTTAAAAGCAACAACATAACGAAAACTGGTATGTGTCATTAAGTCCCTGTGGCCTTAAGGCTCAAAGTCGTTAATTTGGATCTGATGGCAGGGACTCCGCCCCTCAACTCTACTTTGTATCATGATAGAGAACCTGTCGGGTGTAACCCCCAGAACTTGCTAAGGTTGCTGCCTCTTGGTCCGACTGGGGGCTACCACTCCCAGATTCCTACTATAATTTTAAAAAGCAAAAGATAAATATCATTTTGGACCATTTTGAGCTGCATCATATGGAAAAGAAgacttttccttttattttttattgaaataaaaaattgaaaaaaatcatttttcccctatttttatgaatttttcagAGGTCTTTAGTATCATGGTAAAATCTTGAGTATTTGAATTCCATACTTCGATTTATTGAGTCAATCCCAATTCCAAGTAATGCTACAATGATCAAAATAGAATTGTGTTTTCTAAATTCATCCTTTATGAACCCCATGCTTATATAAGTTTATTTTgtgtatttatgttttttttttcatttcacaaATCCAGAGTCCAAGTAAAAAATTTAGCTGACTAATTTTTGCCAAATCATGAGTCCCAATCCCAATTCAAAATTTTATGCTGCTGAATTTTTGATATGGGATGAATACTACTTGAAAAAAACCTGTTTACTTGTATTTTCCCTAATTTCATACCCGTGTGAACCATATATGCTATTAGCCATGCATAAAATCAGAAGAACTGACATAATTCTCAGAAGACAAACTTTTTCCAATCCCACAAAGTAAACGAAAGTAAAGCACAGCAGGCAGAACTAACAATGGAGAAGATTTACTGATTCCACTTTGGTACACAAGGCAAAGGGAAATAACCAACAAAGTCATATGATAATGCACCCGTTATCCTGAACCAAATTCAAAATGCAAGCTAAAAATGTTCCTTGTGGCAAAGCAAAAAAATTGCAAAAGTAAAGGGCAGCATTTGCTTCAAATACTACAATACTACATGAATGAGAATTCAACACACTACAAACTGAAAGTAAGGGGGAGAGTACTTTGTCTAGGAGCTGTGCAAGCACACTACAGTTGGATAAAAAcagaaagtaaataaaaataaagaaaaatggaCTTGATCAAAGATAGTTAAACTGTATTAATGTTAATATTAGTTGACCTTCAAAGGAAGGAAGAAGACAGAGCATAAAGATAGTGTTACAAATTGTCCATGAGCAAACATGAAAAACTAAAATTGTAAATTGGGAATTTCTTAAAATCAATACCTTTGTTCCTCTCTGTCCcaatcttttctcttctttttttttttgagaaaatattatGTTAAATGTAAGAAAATTTTCAGAGGAAAACTCTCCCCAAAACTGGGACTGTGCCCCAAGAGACTCAACATCTTTGTGGTAACAGTCACTCAACTTATAGTCTTACATCTTGACATCCCTATAAAATTGGAGCCAAGTTTCCCCAAGGGAACCAATTAGATACCATCCACAAAGCTAAACGCTAATTtcttaaataaaaaaatgatagcAACTGCCCCATTTTTACTTGAAGCTAGAACATTTTTTGTATGTCAAATTGTCTGCAACCTAATAGTAAGGTGAAGCAATGATGataaccaaggttcaaatcccactgAGCATGTTCTCTATTTTAATGTGGCAACAATATTGCAGCTCACACTAACAAAATTAGATTAAAGGTCCCAGGTGAAATCTTATGAAATGAACACCCCTCTTTGAGTTTCTAATTTGAACAACAATATAACCTTGATGGTGAATTCCCAACACATTAAAAAAGGTAAAGGTAGGTTTTCAAGTCATGACCAAACCGACCACAAATCTAATTTATCAGACTTGCCTTGTAGAAGCCTAAAAAGGGATTTGGATTTTCCAATTAACTGTTATATTGTTCAAATTTTGTACCCCGGGCTTGACCTTGTGAGGAAGCTAGGGATTAAATCAAACAAACTTTGTCAATCCACCTACAACCAGAGTACTACCAGAGAGTTCATTGACTTAACCTTAAACTAATTTACTAAGCGAAATGCACACATCTGCAATGCTTAAAAAGATTAAAAAGTTCCTACTCCTGCAATCCAAATGCATGCATATACTTATAGGAGTGTGACCCAAGATCGAATCCCCCAACAGTAATAAGAAACGATTAGGGGTGCATTATAGCCTAACCCATGTTTAAAATTAAAACTATTAAAATTCACAGGTATATTGTAGCATGACTCTTGTTTACAAATCTCAAGAGTTTGTTTTACGCTTACTTCAAAGCATCCTAGAAGCCTGCCAACCCATAACCTTACCCAAGATTCACCTTAAAAAGAAAAACTGGATACATTTACAATTCAACATGTACCGGTTCAATTGCTATTTAGGGCCAGCCACGCGACCTTTCCATCCTCCCTCTTACGGGACACTTGTACCGACATAAGAGAGGTTGAAATCCCCCAACTGCAACAAGGCGTCACATAACTCTGAAATAAAATATACCATATTTGTAGTGTGGCAGTTATGGAGTTCATTCTACACCATAATTACATTTTTTAAGGATATAACCCAAGCTCAACCCAAATAGCATTAATGACTATCAATTACCACATCCAATGTTTtctagaaaaagaaaattgaactaCCATAGGCATGTATTGCTTTCAATTGttgcaaatgattttctaaacttaGATTTTAGATTACTTTGTTCACGGCGCCTCAAAGTAGTAGCACGTTCTTCTAGAACCAACTGTATATATGAAACTATATCCGGCTTATGGGGTTTCGCTACTGAATCCATCATCAGCGAATAAGATTGAAGTCGGTGCTTGATTACTAACATTAGATACTAAAACAGCTAAACAGATAAACTGTAAAATTCCCTCTGATGTTAGTATATCACAATGTTAGTTCATAAATCACCTTTGGTCTTGCAGGGGCTCTTTTTTTTGCAGGAGTACTCTTCCTGGGTGTAGGCAATTTTTGTTGGATTTCCTCGTCAGCTGACGAATCTGACTGTTCTCTATCGTCTTCCTCTTCTGAGGGCTGATAGTCATTGTCATCTTGTTTGCGTTTTCCCTTATTAGAAATAGATATTTTCTGCTTACTGGCCTTAGGCTGCGGCAGGGAGGATGCAAGTTCTGGAAGGCCAAGAGCCTGTAATTTTGCCTTgttttcctcaattttcctctgCCTCTGCTTTTCATAATCTGTTATGGTTGGAGAagatatttttgctttacttttgtGTTCTATAGCCTTCAATTCCTCGTTGTCTGAGGAATTAAGAGATGCATCTGGTGAATCATCTTTATCTTCTTTAACAATGCCTAcctggttcttcttcttcctcataacTTCTCCTGGGAAAGTTAAATGTATACTCCCAGATTGTGGGGTAAAATCTGTTTTCTTGGAATTGACTGTGTCTCTTATTGAAACACGAAGAGCCAGTTTTGATTCTATTCCAGAAAAAGAGATTACGGATTGTAATGGTGAAAGTTTATTTTCATTTAGTTTCCATTTAGTTTACATAATTATATATGATCGtacctatatttttaaaaaatctaaTTTGTTAATTGTTGTATATTTCTAGTGTTGTTATGTTACACTATTTGTCCGTAAGTACTATTGCAATCAGGTGCatccaattttcttttttttttttatcggtaattttgatatattgattttcaaaaATAGCTACATTCTTCCAGGTCCATTCAAATTTCAACATCAGCCCAACATTCAGTTCAAACCTATTGTGCGGAGTTCCAACAAACCGGAAATAGAAGTAAAAACAGTACTGTGCATTCATACACAAAATAATACAGTCATCCATAaatattgtttgtttttttttaaaccatATAAGCATAAAGCAAAAAAACATATTTTTGGCACCGTGATCGCTCAATCTGAATCGCTCTGGTTCGGCTTCTTCACCTCCTCATCAGCAATCTTTGTCAAAGCTTTCCCTTTGGCTGCTTCAGTCTTCATCTTTGGAATGCAGTCCAAGTTCCCAAAGTCTGGGTCACCTTCGAGGCTTGCTAGGAACTGGACCGCTCTCCCCTCCTCGAACCGGTCACGAAGCTCTCTTCCCACCTCCATGAGCGCCACCACCTTGAGTGCCTTTAGGACCTCATCTGTTCATATCAACTTGAcacagagcttcatggcttcccaaccAATACGAGCTTGTTCCCTGCATTGCTTCTTTAACTGATTCTCCGGTCCTCTGACAAACGCTGGTATCTCCTCCTCTGCCTCTCCTTCCCGAATACGAATTCTGGTCTGAGGGATCACCCATTCCAGGATGGAATCAAGATTGATCAAGTAGTCCCTGTCAACAAGCTTTTTCATTGTAAGCTTGACTTTCTCCACTTCGGGTTCAAATTGGCAAGCCCAGGCCATTGTCAAAGAGTAGacctccatgtttgtcctgtaCCTGAAATGGATATGCACCAATTCCTCCCCCAGCATTAGCTGAGCTGCGCTCCACAGCTTTTCTTCCTTATATTTAAAAAGGCCTTGCATTCGTTTGTCCAACACCGTTCCTAGAAAAGGGACTAATTTCTTCTCTATTCTGAGAGTGAAATTAGCCTTCATTGGACCTTCTCAAACCCTGTTGATACAAAAAAACTAAACTGCAGAGACACAACAAACCTTCATTAAGCCGGTTTTTAACTAATACATTACTCAAAATTCAAAATAGTTATAAATTCGTCGTCGTTTGCGATGAGACATAAATGCATAATCTGTGATATTAATGGAAAGATATTTCATGGCATATTTACTGCCCACTGCCATtgtcttgaacaaatactttgtgcttttcaactaccacattaattACGATGCCTGTGATGGTGAGTACTCGTCCTTGCTAGTTGTCTTGCATGTTTACTGGTTTTGTGCTTCCCGGACTACATTAATTCCACTTCCATACTCTGCCATTTCCCGACCACCACTTTGCCACTTGACATGTCATATCACATCCAATATTGGAGAGGAGGTCCGCCACTGCATTAACACCTCCCCTGACATGGGAGACCCGAAAATCCTCAAAGGAGGTTAGTTTTTCTCGTATTATCTCCACCCAATGAGATAGTTTCCACGAGGGGGTGTTACCCTTCGCTATTGCGTTGATCACCACTTGGGAATCCCCTTCCAAGTGCACTTTTGGTACTTTCATGTTTGTGGCCATTAGTGTCGCCTGTGCTTCAACTTCGTTATTTGTCCCATTCTGAAGTCGTTGAGCCCCCTTGGATAGGATGACCCCTTTATCATTTCTTGCGACTACTCCCACTCCTGAGATTCTCGGGTTTCCCCTAGAAGCCCTGTCAAAGTTTATTTTAATCTAGTCCTTAGTAGGCGGTTCCCATTTGACCTCTTCTTTTGCTGCTTCTGAAAGGGAATGAACCCTCCGGGACCCATTAACGGGTTCATTAACttgttattattcaattgtttttccaccaattacattatgaattttttcaaattacaaaaatattttttttaacttacATTTCCATTttctatattaattttaaaaaaaaaaaataggtcattaaaataatatttactatgttctagttttcttttcaaattattttttaatcattttagttACTATCatgacaaataattttttttgtttattattaaaaCTATAAAACTAATTATAATACTAATTGAATGTAATTTAATTGAATCTTAAATTCAATTAATCCTAACTATAATACTAATTGaatgttaatttaaaaaatagattctCTAAtattcaataagattacacatattTACTAGCATTATAGTTAAGATTAAACCAACtaacttaaaaaataatttaaaactaaGTCAAGTTACATAATCTTTTTCCTAACACTAATGCTCATTGAACCTAAACCttacactaaatcaaattgaattGTAACTCTAAAACAATACAAAATTGAATCCTAactttaaacataatttaaaactaAGTCAAGTTAAATGCTAACCCTTAATGTAATTTAAGACTGAACCAAACTAAacactaaaactaaaactaaattttaaccttaaccctaacccataACAAAGTTTAacactaacactaaaccaaatttaacCACGACCCTAAACTATACAAAATTGAAATCTAATtttaaacataattgaacactaaCCCTTAACCTAAGTTAAGACCAAACAAAACTAAACACTAACacaaaaccaaactaaatcttaatCCTAGCCCAtaaccaaatttaaccctaacccaaaacaaCATTTTAAAACCCATAACTGAATTTAACAATTACCCTAACCTTAATGTTATACAAAATTGAATCCTAACGTTAAGTATAATTAAACACTAAACCTAATTCAATTGTAACCATTATTAAAGTAGGATTAATGTTTTAGCCAAGCCTAACTCTAATTTTATATGAAATCCTAACCAtaacaataaaccaaattgaactaatattataataataatataaagatatgataatataatcATTAGTAGTAGTCTATCAACCTCTGCGAAAATACCGAGCGAATTTCCCTTCACAAATTCCTTTGCGAATAGCGTCAGACTTGGCCCAACAGAAGTGGTTTTTTGAGCGAACCAAATATGCGCTCAGGGTTTGCAATCCGGGAATCACGACTCCCCTGCCCAACAAAAGTGGCTTTTTGAGCGAACCAAATATATGCTCAGGGTTTGCAATCCAGGAATCACGGCTCCCCTGCCTCAGGAGCTGTTGGAATGACGAGTGGTGAAACCTAGGTGGTCACACAGGGTAGCCATGAAAAACTCTCTGAGGGTTGTGAATGACAATGACCGATGCCAAGGAAATACTAAGTCAGCCATCTCCAATAGGTTTTATCAATTGCAGAACCTTGAGGAAGCTTTCATAAAACCAGCTCCCTCGGTTAGCTCTCACTccaataatgttagaagaagaagtaATAATAATCACAGAAGACCAGTGGATATCCAACCTAGGGCTTTTGAGGGCAAGGGCAAGATAGTTGCGACACCTCCTCAACCCTCAGTGGTCAAGCCGGTTATAAATAGGAACCCTAAGTCAAATGTGGCAAATATTCTAGAGATTAATGATAACTTGGTAAAGAGGATTCAACAGTCTTGTAAAGCTTTTGGGGTTTTTGCTAGATGGTAGGGACTCGGAATTCCACCAGAGGTTATTGCAGACTGGTTTATGTCTTCCTTCACGTGGATAGTAAGTATAGCTATCTTGACTGAAAGCTTTCTGTATATTGTTTGTGGAAATTCAAGACATAAGGAGGAATTCTTAACAGGTAAATCTCCAACtttcaaaggttttgattttagTTTTTTAGATTGGCATTCGAATTTTAACCCCAACAATTTGAAATCTTTTAAGATAGATAGACTAGTTTTAATCCCTAACTTACCAATAGAATTAATGGACATCGAAATTATTATGAAAATAGGTAATCAATTGGGTAAATTTGTAGAGCTTAGTGATAAGAATAGGAAATACTCGAACCGTGTAATGATAATTAACATGGATATTAGTGAACTAAAACCTTAAAACCTATTGAAATTAAATCAGGGAGGTCATCTTTCCTTATCTATCCTGAATTTTACAAAGGAGTTCTGGACTTAGACCCTGCTCCCGCATTGACCCCAGAATTCCCCTCTTCTCTATCTAGATCTAGCATGATTCCTAGGGTAGACATTAGTTTCAATTTGGAGCAAGGAGGGTTTGTGATTAAGGAAGTTTCTTTTCCGCCTAGGCAACTTGAGGAGATAGAAGAGGGGGGATTTATAGCAAACCAAAGTAGGGATGATCAATTGATCCCCTCCTCTCCTTTCCCCCTTGTGGAATCTCCATTGGATAAGCCAGGTATGCCTGCTAATCCATTGATACCCTGTGTCAAGCAGGGTGATCTTTCTCCGGCTCTGAAAGATGGGATGGGTAGGGAGATGGAAGTTCTTCCTCTTTCCTCGGATTAGGCTACTAGATTGGATGATTGAAGAAACTTTAATGGTTATCCTCATCTAAAGGAAGGGGAGAATATTGTGGAAAGGGTTGATCAAGAGGAGGATCTAACCCGCAAAGAGGATGAGGTTAACTACATTATTAACTATCTATGTGACTCAGTTACTGAGGAAATCATGGACAAATTATTGGATGAAATAATAGATAAGGATGAACTTGATCTTCAAAAAAAGATGCTCAGTAAGGTAATTTTGGCCCTCTCCCCCCCCTGTGGTCTCTGACATGGAGGAACTTTTTTTAGACTTAGATAACAAGGAAAATGAAACCTTAGGCATCGAACTCTGGGCAGATGATAAATCTACTCCAGGTTGTGCCAAGTCCTGCAAAAAGAGAGGTAGGAAATCCTTATCGGAGCTAAGAGCCAATGATGGAACAACGAAAGGTCAGGTTAAACTCACAGA contains these protein-coding regions:
- the LOC131052904 gene encoding uncharacterized protein LOC131052904; the protein is MRKKKNQVGIVKEDKDDSPDASLNSSDNEELKAIEHKSKAKISSPTITDYEKQRQRKIEENKAKLQALGLPELASSLPQPKASKQKISISNKGKRKQDDNDYQPSEEEDDREQSDSSADEEIQQKLPTPRKSTPAKKRAPARPKGKKMKSLNSLIVDKASKEYGSLLIDHEANNNVALQQIGLDEDAALQQALALSMGVSMEDTASVTEASRQHLQFGMSKEKINDSELLEKCKDIADASKISHGKRQKKKTKSINTIQLTEDEVIAYFFYFDEAGKGKITVRDLERVALAHDFMWSKQELSEMINAFDKDCDRQINLEDFKAIAARCNMVCGT